In Vibrio cidicii, the DNA window TTGGTGGTGCTGGCAAAACTCGAAACACTTAAATCTCTTGAATGAACACGCAAACCCATTTGCCCTCCATCTATTGGCCCTATTGGCCCTATTGGGCGCGGTCCTATTGGATCTATCGGAACTATTAGACCAGGGTCTATATAGTTGGAACACTCGAGTTTCAGCCCCCCATGTGCTAATCCAAAAATCGGACTCTTTGTTTGGCGTGTTTCTAAACGGCACCTATCGAATGAAGGATCGGCCAGCATTTCTACCCTTGTTGGAGCATCATATAAGCCGTTGGTCGTCACCTTTTGTGCGGTGTCGACGAGTTTCAGGCGGTTAAGTCCGTCATAGTCCATACTTTCTTGTCGTTGCACTCGAAAGCTTAACGTCTTAGATTTGATATGGTACTGGCGATCTAGCCAATGCTCTTGACTTACTTTGACTTCTAACTGTTGGGTAACGCTAGTGTCCTCCTCCGTTCTTAATTTCAAGTTACCTAATGCGTCAAATCGGTATCTGTTTTCACGTACCAAGTTACTTTGGGCATAAAGCTTCATGGTTTCAATTTTGCCAGTATCATGTCGGTAGTGATAGCTTGCAGATGTTAAGTTGCCATGATGAACATCTGTATGGTTACCGAAACTGTCCATTTTTTTTAACTGCCAAACCAACTGCTTGCCAGCCATTAAACCAGCCTTGTAAATAAAGGTTTTGGTGTGAAGTTGACTTTGCGTGTGGTACTCACGTTCCACAACAATTTGATTGCCGTAGTCAAGCCTAAATAGCCTACCTTGAAGATCATATTCGTACAAATGTGTATAGGTTTGACCTTCGATTTTCGTCGCTTTGGATTTGAGAGCACCATTAGGATAATAAGTAAAGCTTTCTTTATATAGCCCTTTGGTGGCTGAGATGAGTTGTCCAGTTCGATTATGATATTCAAACCGCTTAAGCTCTTCCTTGGTTTTACCTTTTAGCGCCTGACTTCGAACGAGTCGACCACTGGTATCATAAATATCGTAGATTACTACATCGTTATTTTTGACCGTTTTATAGACATACCCCAACCCATTGGTGTAGTAAGCGATAGTCCCTAAGTCTGGGTCTTTCATTTCCACCTTATGACCCAAAATATTGTATGCTATCTCGACTTTGTTACCTTTCGGATCTGCGGTCTGGACTAAGTTCCCCCAACCATCATAAGTGTAAGTAACACTATTGAAATGGGCATCGATTATTTCAACTGTCCGTCCAAAAGCATCAATGACGGTTGTCGTAGTGTTGTTTCGAGCATTGGTCACCTCCGTACTCATACCTTGGTAACCAAACTGAGTTTGAGTGTTGTCGGGGTGGACTTGTAGGATTACTCTACCTTGTTGGTCGTGGTGGTAGGTTGTGACTGCATTTGGAACAGGAGTGCTGCTTGCTACACCTAATGTGCTGACTTCTCCCCTTGGATTATATGTGGTTCGTCTATAGCTATACGGCCTTTCTCCTACGATCTGCTCTCTACGCAAAACTTCTCTATGGTGGGAATCGAACCATACGACCACTTCTGGGTTGTTGTTAGACGCAATGACTTTCTTATAAACTGCCCCAAATTCTGGAGATTCTTCATAGATTATGGAGACCCTCGCTCCTGTGGACTCTTCTTGGGTTACTTCTCTTCCCCATGCATCGTAACTTGTTGTTGTAACATGTCCATTTGGTAATTTAACTTGAGTTGTGTTACCAAAAATCGGTTCAATTGTAAAAAAGGTTATTTTTCCTAGGGAATCGATTTCACGGTTCAGATGCCCATATTTATCGTATGCCCTAGTTGTTACACGTTGCCGAACCGCATTGCCACTCGAATCCTGAAGCCGTGTTCCAAGCGATACTTTATCTGAGACTGACAAGTTTTGAGCTTCTACTGGGACAAACTCTTGGTTGTCCGACCAAGTTTCCTTAATGACCTGAGGTAAACCTCTATCAAATAAACTGTACTCTGTGGTGTGTTCCCAGTTAGCGTCACCAAGTTGTCGTGTTACCTTTTCTAGTAAACCGTTGTTAGTGTAGGAGTAGTTAATCGTTTTTGACTGTGTGTTCAGTGATGTCAGCGAGTCGTTCAAATTGTTGGTTTGTGCTACTGACTCGCTTTCACTTTCCACAAGCTGAACCAGCCATTTGTCAACATCTGGTTGGCGATAGACTCTATCAACAATGTTTGTTGTGGTTTGATTGTTTATATGATCATCAGTGATAGTGGTTGTTTTTTTCGTGTAGCCATAAAATCTATTGTACTCTTTGTTTACCGTAACTGTTTTGAGTAGTTTTGAAGTTAAGTTAGGCTGATAATCATAATAACGAGTAACGGAAGACGTCAGTTGCTGGATTACACGTTCTTTATCGTTATACTGCGCGCGCATGGCTGACCGAGCCTCGGCTACTTCTATCCCAGTCGTCTTAACTGTCTGCCAAGTGTTTGCTACGAATTCCAATAGTGGGGAACGATAAACATCATCAGAACACGCTGAAAATGTGAATAGTTCTCGTTCAGTTATTAAGCATTTAGCTTGTGTTTTTAATGCGGTATAAAGTAGTTTTTCCTCAACCTCTTGATGGTATACGGAGGTGGTCATAACATTATTGGCATCTGACCAAGAGTGAATTTTTTCAAACCCTAAAGAACCAGCACCGTTTAGATGTACTTTTTTACCTTCATACTTGTAATACACTGTATTACGCTGATCAAATCCAAGCCCATTCGAGTGTGAAAGCGCACTGACCACCACTCCCTTCACAATATCTCGTTGTGGATAAACGGCGGGAGTACCTCTTTGATGTACAGATTGGTCAGAGAGTGTTCCATATTCGAAAGAACTAATATTGCCTAACGATGTACGCACTAAACTCAACTTCGGTTGAAAATGCTCACCAACTGCCACATGTATACCCGAACGATCAATAGCTACAATATCAACTTTTAGATCACCATTAATATCACCGAGGAGTCTAACCATATCATAGTAATCTGACTTGCCGAAATCATTGACACCTTGAGCGAGATTAAAGGCATTAGAATCACTTCGAATCACTTGGACATTATTTCTAGTAAAGCCAACAACATCCGCATCTCCATCAGCATCTATATCGACTAATGAGATTGAATTGTTCTCCGGTGCGAGATTGAACTGAGAATATTGTGTAGTTGCCACAAACTGTTTTCCATTAAACAAGTAAGGCCGAATTCCTGCCTTATCAAACAGCATAATGTCAGATAGACCATCACCATTTATATCAAAAATCCTCCTTAATATGCTCTTTGAGTAACGATTATTTGGAATATAATTTTGCTTTTGTTTCTGCAGAAATGATAAACCATCAGATAAATACAAGTATGTATTTTCTTTAGCAAAAAAAATAATATCAGCAAGTCGATCTCCATTGACATCATGAGAAAAAAAACTGATATTATCAATTGCAGATGGCACTCCAGATTTATATCCAGGAGAAGGCCTATGGTATTGCGATTCAACCTCGAATAGATTCTCAATTACCCAGGGTTCAAAACTACTAAACCGACCATTCAGTTTTGCTATGGATACATAAATCGAATTTTTAGTCGGAACAACCATATCCAGAAAACTGTCACCATTTACATCTGAAAATATAACTTCATCGAGTCGCCAACCTAAAATGTCAAGTGTACTTGCACCTTCAATTTCTAAGGCTAGTATAGCTTTTTCGAACCCATTTCCATTTGAAAATTCTGTGGTATAACAGACTCGAGGGATTTTGTGATCCAAACTCAAGATACCTTGACGAGGACAACTATACCTTTTTACGATATCTGTTTTTCCATCGTTGTTTATATCGACAAAACGGTAATCAGTATGACCACCATCATTATTTTTTCTTGAGAAAGAAAAAGGAGTTTTTGACGCAAAACTACCATTACCTGTGGAGAAGTGTACCCAAAGTTTTCGATCTTCTACCTGAACAAGATCATCATAGCCATCACCATTAATATCGTGCAGCTGATAATCTACGAAAAAATCATGCTTGTTTAACGCAGAATCAGAGCTAACTGTGTGCTTCGCTGAAAATCCGTTGTCTCGAACATTTTTCCATTCGAAAGAAAACGCTTCTAGATTGACGAGATTGCCATTATTTCCTATTCTCGACACTTGTATGTTGGTTAGTAAATCTGAATTTGGAACATAATTAAATTCTGTTTGAGAGAATGATGAACCTCTTATATCCGAGACAATAATTGACCATAATCGTAAAGTCCTTTTCAAAGGATGGCCAGCAATAAAATCCAAACTGCTGTTGTGACGTTTTTGGTATTTGAATGAAATAATAAAGTCATTGTACGTAATACTTCTTAAGTAAAGTGGTATCTCTCCAAACACACCACTTTGTTCGTACTCATATGTTATTGAATTTCCTGAAATGTCTGTTATCGATGACAAATACCAATAAAGGGAATTGTTTTTTGTAGCATCTAAACCCTTGTATACGAATTTTTCTCCTTTTGGAGAGAAAATGACAAACTCATCATTATTAAAAATAACTCTGTTGTAGTTGTCGGTCAATGTTCTATATTCACTTCCTGTCTTTCCATACTCTCCAGATACATTTACTAAACGCATGCCATCTAAACAAAACTTGTCACTTTCGGTACCAGTGATACCTCCATTTTTACCGTCTACATGTATACTTGCTTTACAACGCGTGATCGAACTTATACCAGAGATAGTCCAACCGTGTCCAATAATGCCATATGTATTATTGGAGTTGTATTTTATATTTAAATCAGGCGTTAAACCATTAACTCCTGGTGGCAAATAAACTGGATAATAATATTGAGCTTCCCCATTAAGTCCAACTGATGCAAATCCCTGCTCTTCTATTCCGGTATTAATAGTACTTGCTTGAGACATTAATGAGTGAATTAATAATAATAGAAGTGTCACTATTTTTGAAAATCTAAAAAATATACTTACTAACATAGAACTACCGTGTAGATTTGTAAATTATATAAATAGTATTTTTTTCTTATAAAAAATACTATTTAGTTGTTTTTTTTAGATTAACTTCAAATTTTTACTTTTTAGATAAATCCGAGATTCCGCAGCTATTTTTAGAATTTATTTCGTCGAAGATGCCGACACATTCGCGACAATTGCGAAATCTTGCTGCCTTTGAGGTACTAAATAGCTGTTCCTAAATGTAGATCACTGGTGTGTAAGAAAAGAAGGGAACTCGGTACCGTTTGAGCGATCTGATCAGTCGCCAAACATACAAACCCGCAACCGTTACCGAGTTCCTATGATTCCAACATTACCTGACCGCGCTGAACGAAGTCGTATCACTAGGGCGTGTTGATCTTTGCTGTACGTATTTTGGTCAGCAGTACATCGGCAACCACATTAACATAAATGCCAGCGATACCATGCTGGCATAATTCCTCTCTAGCTTGTCATATCTACTTGAAATAGCTCGATAATGTTTGATTCTTGCGAACGCATTTTCAGCCAAGTGTCGGTATTTATATAAGCACCAGTCCATGCTTGCTTTGTCGATATCCTGACCATAATTACGTTTGGCAATCACAGGTACTCCACCACGTTCGCGAACAAAACAGCGAAATGGTTCACTATCATATCCTTTATCGCAAACGACAGTATTCACTTCATCAAGTTGTTCAACCAAGCTACTTGCATGAACAACATCGTGTCGTTGACCCTCGGATAGGTCAAAGCAAATCGGCAATCCTCCACTATCTACAGCTAAGTGAATTTTGGTTGAGTTGCCACCGCGACTTTTTCCTATTTGCTCTGAGCTTTCAGTAGCAGCACCTGTGCTATGCTGATGCGCTCGAACTATAGAGCCATCAAGAAAGACCCACTCAAAATCAGCCATGCTAGATAAACTTTTGAAAATCTTACCTAAAATCCCTTTCTTTGACCAAAGGTTAAATCGTCTGTAAGCGGTACTCCACTCTCCGAACTCAGATGGTAGATCTCGCCAAGGAATACCTGTTCTCATTCGATAAAGTATTCCTTCAAATGTCATTCGATGTTCAGTTTTATCGTAAATACGGCCTGTACTTTTCATTATTTTAAGTAGCAGTTCCCATCGAATATCAGTTAGCATTGTTCTTGGCATGGTATTGGTTGTGGTTTTACTTTTGGCGAAGCAAATTATAACGCTTTACCATGCTGTTCAAAAAACACTCACGAAAGATCAACACGCCCTAGAAAGATGCATAAAACTAAGGATAAAGACCATTGCCGACGCTTGAATGCCATATTGCTGCTTTCTCAAGGACATTCTGTTACCACAGTCTCGAAGATTCTGGTTGCAGCCCGCTCTTCTATAGGACGCTGGATTCACTGGTACACGGAATGCGGCATCGATGGCTTGGAAAGCTCAACTCGAGGCAGAGCCGCGACGCTTCCATTTCTTCAAATTTCCGCTGTATTGACCGCTTTACTCGCACTGAATCCTCAAAGTCTGGGATATCAGCGTTCACGTTGGAGTACCGAGCTAATGGCAATAGAAGTGAATCGGATATTTGGGTTTAACGTGCACTCATCGACCATTCGTCGATGGTTGCCTAAACTTGGGATTGTCTGGCGAAGAGCCTCTCCAACATTGCATATCAAAGATCCAGATAAAGAAGCCAAACTCGCCAGAATCAAAGAGGCATTAGCGCGTTGCGACGCCGACCATCCCGTGTTTTATGAAGATGAAGTCGACATTCACTTAAATCCCAAAATTGGCTCAGATTGGATGCCAAAAGGTCAACAAAAGAAGGTGGCGACACCGGGACAAAATGCTAAATACTATCTTGCAGGAGCTCTGCATGCTAAGACCGGTAAAGTCTCGTATGTCGGAAGTAGCAGTAAGAACTCAGAACTGTTTATTGCGATGCTGGAGCAGTTGAAACGCCAGTACCGCCGAGCGAAAACCATTACTCTTATCGTGGATAATTACATCATTCACAAGAGCAGAAAAACACAGGGTTGGTTAAAGCAAAATCCGAAGTTTGTTTTGCTTTTTCAGCCAGTGTACTCGCCTTGGGTAAACAAAATAGAGAAGCTTTGGCATGCGTTGCATGAAACGGTGACACGGAATCATCAATGCAAAGCAATGTGGTAACTTTTAAAGCGGGTTCGATACTTTATGGATAACGTTTCACCATTTCCCGGCGGTGGTCATGGGCGACAAAAAAGTGAAGCATAATTAGGAACAGTTATTTAGCAGAGAGGCATGTAATTTTTGATGATGAGTCACGTTTAACCTCCTGATAGTAGTGAGAGATAGTTAAATCGAATATTATTATCAGAAACCGACTTGGGTAGCCACCACTGAATGACGTAGCCACTCGGTATGTGATGGATGTCACGTGATTTATTGGATAATTAGGTGCGGAATGACGGATAAATTATTGCGACCAGATTATAATTTTGTAAAATAAGAATTAACTAATATTGATGATTCATGGGCGGTGAATTTTATGACTTATACCAGTGATCATTGAAGATGCTTGATTATCTTTAGGTAACCGTTCACCAGTAGGTAATTGACGCGCGGTTATCGCTTGTACGATCTCTGTTAGCAAAGGCAAGCTTGATAGGTCACGTTTCTTGCTGGTTTCTACCAACGTGTGCATTCGGCCTCTGAACTTGTCGCCAGAATCTGAGGTAGTACCAAAGCTGATTTTGCGTTGAATGACGCTGCCACGTATTCACCGTTCCGTTTCATGTTGGTCAGCGGGATGGCACCCTGTTTCAGGAACAGCCACAAGCTTTGCCGATGCTGATCCAGCTTTTCTCAGCGACCTCTATACCTTTGAACCACAATCGACCGGCCTTTCTCAAGCCAGTGGTCGAACGCTTTTTGAAGCCTGAGCATCCGGCGCATGTATCGCTTCTGGCACAGCTCATTCTCTTCGAAGCGATGACGCGTTTCTGAAGATAGAGCAGGTGATAAGAGTCAGATTCTGGCCAACTTTGGCGGCAAACCCTCCGCCATTGTAATCAGCGATTTGCTGTAGGTTTCGCTTAATATGGGACCAACAGAGTTGGCTTTGGCCCTGTGGTATCCAGTTATAGCTCGGACACTGGTCACTGACGACCACGCCAATATTCATCGCCTAAGATGAGCTTTGCTGAGTGACTTTAACGCGAGTACAGGATTTTTTCGTAAACCAGGTCGTCACTGCTTGCCAACCAACACCAACGCAGGCTGGATTCATCATTTCTCGGATGAGAGGTTTCAGCAATATGAACCATGGGTGCTTTTTGGATGCTGTCCCGAATAGCCTGATGCAGAGGCGTCAGCATTGAAGCCACTTTGTTTGTGCTTCACTGATGGCTCCGATGGAGAATGTGGTGCCCAGTTGCTCTTTGAGCAGAGAGTGGATTTTACGGAAACTCAGATGATACTGCCCAGCTAGAACGGCTGTATAGCTGAGCAGGTTTGGCCCCATGATGCCTTGCGATAAGCGGGCTCTGTTCACTTCTTGGCAATGTTGGCATTGCCCTGAGTAAAGTTGGTATTCCGTAATATCTACGCGGGGCTTCGGTATTTCATGGACCTGGTGACGATAAAAGGGTTTCTTGTGATAAACCATTTCCGACTCACCACAGCATGGACAACAAGCATCAGACCAGCACTCAACAACCGAGTCTGTTTCTTTCAGCGTTGAGAGTGGTCGCTGATGCCCAGTGTGACCCGGTTTAGCTCCTCTCGGATTACGATCACCAGAGCTTTGAGCTTTTTTTCGTTCAGCCCTTTCTTTCGGTCCGTCGGATGAAGGCGGCGTTGATAGAGTTGGAGCAGTTGGCCTTGAGTTTATCTTCATACTCACGAAGCTGCGCCCACAACTCTTCTATGAGTGCGTTTGCTTCGTTGATATCGGAGGCAACTGGTGGGTGTGCTGCAAACTTGGATTTTTTCTTTTTCATGTTTTCAGCATGAAGCCTCAAAAGGAACACTCAACAGGAAATAGTGGATCCAGTGCGGTTGGTCACACTTCATAGGCCGTCAATGGGGGACTGATGAACGGTTAGCACGAATTGACTGTTGCTTGTCATCTCAGTGATTATGTTCTCTCTGAAAAACTTAAGCCTGAAAATGGTGGGAGCCCAAGCCGACTTTCTGCCGGCCAAACCATGCGACTTATTGAGCATCTGGCTGAGAAAACGTACTTTCATACCCACCAAATTGTCACTTATGTAAAAGCTGAGTTTGGTATCCGTTATACCGTTGCAGGAATGAACAAATGGCTACATCATCAAGGCTTCTCATATAAAAAGCCGAAAGGTGTGCCGCATAAGTTTGATCCAGAGATGCAGCAAGCCTTCATCGAACATTACAACGAGACGCTAAGAAACAGCAAAAACCCTGTGTTATTCATGGACGCCGTTCATCCTACGCAGTCAACAAAACTCAGTTATGGCTGGATACGAAAAGGCCAAGACAAAGTGATTGAGACAACAGGCAGTCGAACTCGTCTCAATATCATCGGTGCTTTATCGCTCCAAAATATTGGCGCAACGGTGACAGAAACGTATGACACGATAAACAGCGAGAGCATCGTTCGCTTCTTCTGGAAGCTCAAAAAGGAACATTACCTGTTGGAGCAAAAAGTACACCTAGTACTTGATGGTGCCGCCTATCATCAGTCAGAAATGGTAAGAAATGCGGCAAAAGTGCTCAATATCGAGCTTCATTACTTACCGCCATACAGTCCAAATTTAAATCCAATAGAGCGGTTATGGAAAGTGATGAATGAGTATGCGAGGAACAATATTTACTTCTCCTCGAAGGCTGAATTTACAACGGCTATTAATGAATTTTTCAATGTAATGCTGCCAAAAGTTGCAGGCTCACTGCTATCCAGAATTACGGATAATTTTCAGATTTTGAAACCTGCATATTCAAGTTGAGCGGGTATATCACACCGAATTAAGTGTGATGGGGTTCAATATCGACACTGTTCTTATGCTTAGTACCACTTGAGTTTTGTCCACTTGGTCTGTGCACTGTAAGCTTCCAATTGCGGACAAGGATTGACTAGATACGTGACGTCTGCGTATTGGCATAAAGGGAGATCGTTGATTGAATCGGTGTAGAAGTGGATCGTCGCATCACTTCTATTTTCTGCCTTAAGCCACGCTTTTAAGCGCGTCACCTTACCTTCTCGATAGCTGGGTATGCCGCTGATTTGTGTGCTGTAGCGATCGCCGTTGAGCTGTAAGTCGATGCCGATGGCTTGTTTAATCCCCAAACGCTGTGCGACTGCTTTAACCAAAAAAGAGACGGATGCGGAGATGATGAGCATGTCGATGCCTTCATGTTGCAACTGAGTGATCAGCGTTTTGGCCTGCGAGAACTGCTTGGGCAAGATGTCGCGTTCGACGCACTCTGCGGCCAATGCGTGAACTTCTTCGAGCGGCAAGTGGGTGAGCGGGGCGATGGTGAAGGCGAGATAATCTGCCATGTTCATTTTGCCTTGGTCGTAGAGCGCCATGAGCCTTTGATCCTCTTGGACAAAATTGGCGTCGGTGGCAATGCCTTTTTCCGCCAGAAAGGCGTTCCAAATCATGGCACAGTCACCATTGATCAGGGTCTTGTCGAGGTCAAATACGTACAAAGGATTGGCCATTTTAAGCTCTCACTGGTTGAATTTCGTTAAGGTTGAACAGCAGTTCCAGTTGGCTGCCGCTGGCCAGTAGTCGTTCTGATGAGCGATTGAGCAAATCGACCGTGAGCTCACACTGGTTGACGTTCACCTGATAGCGGATCACATTGCCGAGCAACTGGTGGCTTTTAATCACCCCAATTTGCGGCGCAGAAATGTGTTGGCCGTACTGTCGTCCGGGCTCTTTAACATAAATCGACTCAGGGCGAATCGCCACTTTCCATTCGGTGTCGAGATTAAACAGGCGTTTCGCTTGGCTGGCCTCGACCAGATTGTAGTGGCCCATAAATCCGGCAACAAACTCATTGACCGGATGGGTGTAAATCGCTTCCGGCGTGCCTGCCTGCACTATCTCACCTTTATTCATCAGGAAAATGCGGTCTGAGAGGATCATCGCCTCTTCTTGATCGTGAGTGACAAAGATGGTGGTCAGGTTCATCTCTTTCTGAATATCGCGGATCTGCTGGCGCAAATGTTTGCGGATTTTGGCATCCAGTGCAGAAAGCGGCTCATCGAGTAACAAAATGCGGGGTTTTACCACCAAGGCGCGCGCCAGTGCCACGCGTTGACGTTGCCCACCAGAGAGTTGATGCGGGTAGTGCTCCTCTTTGCCATTGAGATCCACCAGCGCAATCACTTTCGCCACTTCACGTTGGATAGCATCAGCAGGCATCTTCTGCATTTTCAGTCCAAAGGCGATATTGCCGGCCACGGTCAGATTGGGGAACAGCGCATAGGATTGAAACACCATGCCGATACCACGCTGCTGCGGTGTTTGCTGAGTGATGTTTTCTCCGTTGACCCAGATCTCGCCATCATCCAGGCTTTCTAGGCCAGCCAGGCTGCGCAACAAGGTCGATTTGCCACAACCACTAGGGCCAAGCAGAGTGACAAACTCGCCTTGTTCAATCTGAAACTGAATGTTTTCAAACACCTTGTTATCAGCAAAATATTTGGTGAGTTGATTGGCGGTAACGTAGCTCATGAGTGAGTTCCTCGGCTAAAACGACTGGCGAGCCAAGTCAGCAAAAAGATAAATAGGAAATAGGTCATCACCAGCGCGGAGGTAAAATGGCCGCTGGTCTGGCGCATGTTGTACAGATAAATCTGCAAAGTTTCATAGCGGGTGCCCACCAAAATATTGGCAAAGACAAACTCCCCAAGCAGGAATGAAAAAGAAAGAAACAGCGAAGCCATTAATCCTTTCTTGAGATTTGGCAATACCACCAACAAAAACGCTTGCGTGGTGCTTGCGCCGAGCAGGTGAGCGGCGTCCATCAGATCGCGCAGATGGATAGCGGCGAAATTATTAGCGATGGCGCGATACATAAAAGGCAGCGCTATGGTGAAGTAAGTGCCCACTAAAATCCAAGGCGTGCCAACCAGTGCAATCTCGCTGTCCGCATAGAGCTGCAAAAGACCTACAGAAGAGACTACCGGAGGTACAGCAAAAGGCAGCAAGATGAGCATATTCATCACCTTGTCGAGTTTAGGAAAGTAGTAGAACACCACGAAAATCGCGGGCAACACTAACACCACACTTAATAGTAGTGCTGAGAGACAGATAAAGAGCGAACGGCCAAAAGCATCGAGAAAACGCTGATCGCTGAGCAGCTTAATGTA includes these proteins:
- a CDS encoding FG-GAP-like repeat-containing protein, which translates into the protein MLVSIFFRFSKIVTLLLLLIHSLMSQASTINTGIEEQGFASVGLNGEAQYYYPVYLPPGVNGLTPDLNIKYNSNNTYGIIGHGWTISGISSITRCKASIHVDGKNGGITGTESDKFCLDGMRLVNVSGEYGKTGSEYRTLTDNYNRVIFNNDEFVIFSPKGEKFVYKGLDATKNNSLYWYLSSITDISGNSITYEYEQSGVFGEIPLYLRSITYNDFIISFKYQKRHNSSLDFIAGHPLKRTLRLWSIIVSDIRGSSFSQTEFNYVPNSDLLTNIQVSRIGNNGNLVNLEAFSFEWKNVRDNGFSAKHTVSSDSALNKHDFFVDYQLHDINGDGYDDLVQVEDRKLWVHFSTGNGSFASKTPFSFSRKNNDGGHTDYRFVDINNDGKTDIVKRYSCPRQGILSLDHKIPRVCYTTEFSNGNGFEKAILALEIEGASTLDILGWRLDEVIFSDVNGDSFLDMVVPTKNSIYVSIAKLNGRFSSFEPWVIENLFEVESQYHRPSPGYKSGVPSAIDNISFFSHDVNGDRLADIIFFAKENTYLYLSDGLSFLQKQKQNYIPNNRYSKSILRRIFDINGDGLSDIMLFDKAGIRPYLFNGKQFVATTQYSQFNLAPENNSISLVDIDADGDADVVGFTRNNVQVIRSDSNAFNLAQGVNDFGKSDYYDMVRLLGDINGDLKVDIVAIDRSGIHVAVGEHFQPKLSLVRTSLGNISSFEYGTLSDQSVHQRGTPAVYPQRDIVKGVVVSALSHSNGLGFDQRNTVYYKYEGKKVHLNGAGSLGFEKIHSWSDANNVMTTSVYHQEVEEKLLYTALKTQAKCLITERELFTFSACSDDVYRSPLLEFVANTWQTVKTTGIEVAEARSAMRAQYNDKERVIQQLTSSVTRYYDYQPNLTSKLLKTVTVNKEYNRFYGYTKKTTTITDDHINNQTTTNIVDRVYRQPDVDKWLVQLVESESESVAQTNNLNDSLTSLNTQSKTINYSYTNNGLLEKVTRQLGDANWEHTTEYSLFDRGLPQVIKETWSDNQEFVPVEAQNLSVSDKVSLGTRLQDSSGNAVRQRVTTRAYDKYGHLNREIDSLGKITFFTIEPIFGNTTQVKLPNGHVTTTSYDAWGREVTQEESTGARVSIIYEESPEFGAVYKKVIASNNNPEVVVWFDSHHREVLRREQIVGERPYSYRRTTYNPRGEVSTLGVASSTPVPNAVTTYHHDQQGRVILQVHPDNTQTQFGYQGMSTEVTNARNNTTTTVIDAFGRTVEIIDAHFNSVTYTYDGWGNLVQTADPKGNKVEIAYNILGHKVEMKDPDLGTIAYYTNGLGYVYKTVKNNDVVIYDIYDTSGRLVRSQALKGKTKEELKRFEYHNRTGQLISATKGLYKESFTYYPNGALKSKATKIEGQTYTHLYEYDLQGRLFRLDYGNQIVVEREYHTQSQLHTKTFIYKAGLMAGKQLVWQLKKMDSFGNHTDVHHGNLTSASYHYRHDTGKIETMKLYAQSNLVRENRYRFDALGNLKLRTEEDTSVTQQLEVKVSQEHWLDRQYHIKSKTLSFRVQRQESMDYDGLNRLKLVDTAQKVTTNGLYDAPTRVEMLADPSFDRCRLETRQTKSPIFGLAHGGLKLECSNYIDPGLIVPIDPIGPRPIGPIGPIDGGQMGLRVHSRDLSVSSFASTTNGTSSPYEKTYDSVNDDVFMPQNCHYTYQTQVCTPSSPPAIFDTDSQISAVSVDYDEIGNITRKSDVGYYQFDSNRSSHLAGHLPHAVRRITSDASISSPILARYTYDVHGNMLSGDGRTITYNANNKPTLITKDTNSTAFKYGVNGQRYLRIDNQSQGKTITHYLDSMEIITEGSKTTFRYYIGDTAIYERVAGNNDLSQVKYFNKDHLGSIIAISNELGQIEQSFSYDAWGKRRSTLWEPQANSPLSLVGRMGFTGHEMLDDMGLIHMNGRVYDPTLARFLSADPYIQDKWFGTQAFNRYSYVQNNPLSYVDPTGLYSQAPNGMGTSSDAARAQARASDAQAMANTGAIAFGGYASLAKSQSAVANEGRLATTLQDFTDNEEAQRVSKVVDSTFEALNHYFAGNGEGVELGPMTKDALRNHPLVQRQSEVLRTGRAKHLNSNLSVEMRDDVYHVGKTRVDFSTVCQSGSCTTTYLAFSNDGFWDPIAPTGFGDGIEGSWELHGGTGYQYNPYTWSETYKDYF
- a CDS encoding IS5 family transposase; the protein is MPRTMLTDIRWELLLKIMKSTGRIYDKTEHRMTFEGILYRMRTGIPWRDLPSEFGEWSTAYRRFNLWSKKGILGKIFKSLSSMADFEWVFLDGSIVRAHQHSTGAATESSEQIGKSRGGNSTKIHLAVDSGGLPICFDLSEGQRHDVVHASSLVEQLDEVNTVVCDKGYDSEPFRCFVRERGGVPVIAKRNYGQDIDKASMDWCLYKYRHLAENAFARIKHYRAISSRYDKLERNYASMVSLAFMLMWLPMYC
- a CDS encoding HAD family hydrolase, with amino-acid sequence MANPLYVFDLDKTLINGDCAMIWNAFLAEKGIATDANFVQEDQRLMALYDQGKMNMADYLAFTIAPLTHLPLEEVHALAAECVERDILPKQFSQAKTLITQLQHEGIDMLIISASVSFLVKAVAQRLGIKQAIGIDLQLNGDRYSTQISGIPSYREGKVTRLKAWLKAENRSDATIHFYTDSINDLPLCQYADVTYLVNPCPQLEAYSAQTKWTKLKWY
- a CDS encoding ABC transporter ATP-binding protein, producing the protein MSYVTANQLTKYFADNKVFENIQFQIEQGEFVTLLGPSGCGKSTLLRSLAGLESLDDGEIWVNGENITQQTPQQRGIGMVFQSYALFPNLTVAGNIAFGLKMQKMPADAIQREVAKVIALVDLNGKEEHYPHQLSGGQRQRVALARALVVKPRILLLDEPLSALDAKIRKHLRQQIRDIQKEMNLTTIFVTHDQEEAMILSDRIFLMNKGEIVQAGTPEAIYTHPVNEFVAGFMGHYNLVEASQAKRLFNLDTEWKVAIRPESIYVKEPGRQYGQHISAPQIGVIKSHQLLGNVIRYQVNVNQCELTVDLLNRSSERLLASGSQLELLFNLNEIQPVRA
- a CDS encoding ABC transporter permease, which translates into the protein MHKHKRTFDQAVVTTVVGLMLIPIVATLVYSLSSRWGATILPDGFTLDWYIKLLSDQRFLDAFGRSLFICLSALLLSVVLVLPAIFVVFYYFPKLDKVMNMLILLPFAVPPVVSSVGLLQLYADSEIALVGTPWILVGTYFTIALPFMYRAIANNFAAIHLRDLMDAAHLLGASTTQAFLLVVLPNLKKGLMASLFLSFSFLLGEFVFANILVGTRYETLQIYLYNMRQTSGHFTSALVMTYFLFIFLLTWLASRFSRGTHS